One stretch of Aquipuribacter hungaricus DNA includes these proteins:
- a CDS encoding T3SS (YopN, CesT) and YbjN peptide-binding chaperone 1, translating into MSYLDMARSHVKELAREAFELAEVVVDPDGDLAFPFGTAVLYVSVVTDGRLVRVWARAADGIAVTKPVLREVNDANAWLVLARAWMHGGALMIEGCLPVETLRAEDLRALVSEVGGTADRLGALVATVHGGKVALPVGPVPGAE; encoded by the coding sequence TTGTCGTACCTGGACATGGCGCGGTCGCACGTCAAGGAGCTGGCGCGCGAGGCGTTCGAGCTGGCCGAGGTCGTCGTGGACCCCGACGGCGACCTGGCGTTCCCGTTCGGGACTGCGGTGCTGTACGTCTCGGTCGTGACGGACGGAAGGCTGGTGCGGGTCTGGGCCCGGGCCGCGGACGGGATCGCGGTCACCAAGCCGGTGCTCCGCGAGGTCAACGACGCCAACGCCTGGCTGGTCCTGGCGCGCGCGTGGATGCACGGCGGCGCGCTCATGATCGAGGGCTGCCTGCCCGTCGAGACGCTCCGTGCCGAGGACCTGCGCGCCCTCGTCTCCGAGGTCGGCGGGACCGCCGACCGCCTCGGCGCGCTGGTCGCCACCGTGCACGGCGGGAAGGTGGCGCTGCCCGTCGGACCGGTGCCGGGGGCGGAGTGA
- a CDS encoding helix-turn-helix domain-containing protein, whose translation MGQAAPALLPALRSVAQARVLTRLLLAPEVTWTVPALAEAADVSQPTASREVRRLKQTGVVTVDGDRNLRSVAVDTNALLYPELAGLVLKAFGPAAVLGPELAAVDGVEAAWVFGSWVRRYLGDPGSSPSDIDLLVVGRPDMDELADAVTRAGSRLGRPVGLSFLAPGEWEDPRDGFVRDVRDDARVPVARVSGP comes from the coding sequence GTGGGCCAGGCTGCCCCGGCCCTGCTGCCCGCCCTGCGCAGCGTCGCGCAGGCCCGGGTCCTGACCCGGCTGTTGCTTGCGCCCGAGGTGACCTGGACCGTGCCCGCCCTCGCCGAGGCCGCGGACGTGTCCCAGCCGACCGCGAGCCGCGAGGTCCGCCGGCTGAAGCAGACCGGGGTCGTGACCGTCGACGGCGACCGGAACCTCCGCTCGGTAGCCGTGGACACGAACGCGCTGCTCTACCCGGAGCTCGCCGGGCTGGTCCTCAAGGCCTTCGGGCCGGCTGCCGTCCTGGGCCCAGAGCTCGCCGCGGTGGACGGGGTGGAGGCGGCATGGGTGTTCGGCAGTTGGGTGCGCCGCTACCTCGGCGACCCGGGGTCCTCTCCGTCGGACATCGACCTGCTCGTGGTGGGCCGGCCGGACATGGACGAGCTCGCCGACGCAGTGACCCGGGCCGGGTCTCGGCTCGGGCGTCCTGTCGGTCTGTCGTTCCTCGCCCCCGGGGAGTGGGAGGACCCCCGGGACGGGTTCGTCCGTGACGTGCGTGACGATGCCCGGGTACCCGTCGCCCGGGTGAGCGGCCCGTGA
- a CDS encoding nuclease-related domain-containing protein, with protein MVTAAASPAPAPSDLGAHTPATSATGWPDAGVPGASALREYRTRAAAEKVTRTRSWPRRVPAGVVLLLLSLPAIVPFGPLASALGLLVGAAVVALPIWSSPTAETMHHRTGVIGELEVGRWLQAVVERQQALGRGAGVLLDRGCRGSENADHVVVASAGVTVVEAKNWSGCARVHKSSYYAGQRSSVDKAAVQANRQAATVRRALVAEGVRDVPVHAVVCLVGQARPRVALQVKGVTVCGADQLWAALPTGTLGTRQQLADVAGALDRCLRAA; from the coding sequence GTGGTGACTGCGGCGGCATCGCCCGCACCGGCTCCCTCCGACCTGGGCGCGCACACGCCGGCGACATCGGCGACCGGGTGGCCGGACGCCGGTGTCCCGGGTGCCTCAGCGCTCCGGGAGTACAGGACCAGGGCTGCCGCAGAGAAGGTCACGCGGACACGATCCTGGCCGCGACGGGTGCCTGCCGGCGTCGTCCTCCTGCTGCTGAGTCTCCCAGCGATCGTCCCCTTCGGACCTCTGGCGTCGGCGTTGGGCCTCCTCGTCGGCGCCGCGGTCGTGGCCCTGCCGATCTGGAGCTCCCCGACGGCCGAGACGATGCACCACCGGACCGGCGTTATCGGAGAGCTTGAGGTCGGTCGGTGGCTGCAGGCCGTCGTCGAGCGGCAGCAGGCGCTGGGGCGTGGGGCTGGGGTTCTCCTCGACCGCGGGTGCCGGGGCAGCGAGAACGCCGACCACGTCGTGGTCGCCTCTGCCGGCGTGACGGTGGTCGAGGCAAAGAACTGGTCCGGTTGCGCGCGGGTCCACAAAAGCTCGTACTACGCAGGCCAACGGTCCTCGGTCGACAAGGCCGCCGTCCAGGCGAACCGGCAGGCCGCTACTGTGCGTCGAGCGCTCGTCGCGGAGGGGGTGCGCGACGTCCCGGTCCACGCCGTCGTGTGCCTCGTGGGACAGGCACGACCTCGGGTGGCGCTGCAGGTCAAGGGCGTCACGGTCTGCGGTGCGGACCAGCTCTGGGCGGCGCTGCCGACCGGGACCCTCGGGACCCGGCAGCAGTTGGCTGACGTGGCGGGGGCGCTGGACCGCTGTCTGCGAGCTGCGTGA
- a CDS encoding NERD domain-containing protein, which translates to MTARSVPEVPDFASDAERVVWERLREQLPDDAVLFANRRFTDADGDCEADLLVAWPDVGFVVVEVKGGHVSLDRDGRWHQSGKGGDHGVDPVRQAQRCRYALRGHLDGNPTWTGGRIRTQHLVAFPYSRVAPDVSTSDCPRWMVLDRDDVTHLARRLADAVDAGADRSLPTPGTGEVAQLVDCLVGRPVAQRDHVAGEVEARGAAVDLLTQRQAAVLDHISLLPRVEVRGGAGSGKTWLAVEQARRFAADKMRVALLSYSRGLAMYLRERCDLLSARQRPAYVGTFHGLGLEWGAKPGADDDPVYWEDELPRAMTALAADLPDGERFDALVVDEGQDFDDTWWPALLAGLREPGRLVVFADEGQRVFARAGRPPVDLVPIPLDENLRNTRQIAQAFSSLVPTQQRIRGGDGEAVRFVPCSSEDALDTADEMVDELLERVGYEPHHVALLTTGRRHPVQREGQEEGHDVYWRDFFDARSTFYGHVLGFKGLERPVVVLAVNGFGSGDGAERAREKLYVGLSRARDLLVVCGDPRLIRSAGGDGVARRLGIR; encoded by the coding sequence ATGACTGCGCGCTCGGTGCCGGAGGTGCCCGACTTCGCGTCCGACGCGGAGCGGGTGGTGTGGGAACGACTGCGCGAGCAGCTCCCGGACGACGCCGTCCTGTTCGCCAACCGCCGGTTCACGGACGCTGACGGCGACTGCGAGGCCGACCTGCTGGTGGCGTGGCCCGATGTGGGGTTCGTCGTCGTCGAGGTCAAGGGCGGCCACGTCAGCCTGGACCGGGACGGCCGGTGGCATCAGAGCGGCAAGGGCGGCGACCACGGCGTCGACCCCGTGCGACAGGCACAGCGGTGCCGCTACGCCCTGCGCGGCCACCTCGACGGCAACCCGACATGGACAGGCGGTCGGATCCGGACACAGCACCTCGTCGCGTTCCCGTACTCACGCGTGGCGCCAGACGTGTCAACCAGCGACTGCCCGCGCTGGATGGTCCTGGACCGGGACGACGTCACCCACCTGGCGCGTCGGCTCGCAGACGCGGTCGACGCCGGTGCGGACCGGAGCCTTCCGACGCCCGGGACCGGTGAGGTCGCCCAGCTCGTCGACTGCCTCGTCGGCCGCCCGGTCGCGCAGCGGGACCACGTCGCCGGGGAGGTCGAGGCCCGCGGGGCCGCGGTGGACCTGCTCACCCAGCGGCAGGCGGCTGTCCTCGACCACATCTCCCTGCTGCCGCGGGTGGAGGTCAGGGGCGGGGCGGGCAGCGGTAAGACGTGGCTCGCCGTGGAGCAGGCACGTCGGTTCGCCGCCGACAAGATGCGGGTCGCACTGCTGTCGTACTCGCGGGGCCTGGCGATGTACCTGCGCGAACGCTGCGACCTGCTGTCCGCCCGGCAGCGCCCCGCCTATGTCGGTACCTTCCACGGTCTCGGTCTGGAGTGGGGCGCGAAGCCGGGTGCTGACGACGACCCGGTCTACTGGGAGGACGAGCTGCCACGCGCGATGACCGCGCTGGCCGCCGACCTGCCCGACGGTGAACGATTCGACGCCCTGGTGGTGGACGAGGGTCAGGACTTCGACGACACCTGGTGGCCGGCCCTGCTGGCCGGTCTGCGCGAGCCCGGTCGGCTCGTGGTGTTCGCCGACGAGGGGCAGCGCGTGTTCGCCCGCGCGGGACGCCCGCCCGTGGACCTCGTCCCGATCCCGCTGGACGAGAACCTCCGGAACACCAGGCAGATCGCCCAGGCCTTCAGCAGCCTCGTGCCCACCCAGCAGCGCATCCGCGGCGGCGACGGCGAGGCGGTCCGCTTCGTCCCGTGCAGCAGCGAGGACGCGCTCGACACGGCGGACGAGATGGTCGACGAGCTGCTGGAACGCGTGGGCTACGAGCCGCACCACGTCGCGCTGCTCACCACCGGCCGTCGGCACCCGGTGCAGCGGGAGGGTCAGGAGGAGGGGCACGACGTCTACTGGCGTGACTTCTTCGACGCCCGGTCGACGTTCTACGGGCACGTCCTCGGGTTCAAGGGGCTCGAGCGGCCGGTCGTGGTGCTGGCCGTCAACGGCTTCGGCAGCGGTGACGGCGCCGAGCGGGCCCGGGAGAAGCTGTACGTCGGTCTGTCGCGGGCGCGCGACCTGCTGGTCGTCTGCGGCGACCCCCGCCTGATCCGTTCGGCCGGTGGGGACGGGGTGGCACGTCGGCTGGGGATCAGGTGA
- a CDS encoding type II toxin-antitoxin system prevent-host-death family antitoxin, with the protein MTEVGVHEAKTRLSELLREVEAGGEVVVTRGGRAVARLVPVTGAPVHAERFGALRGEIDDPGDWVGDDDMADLFGIPAA; encoded by the coding sequence ATGACCGAGGTAGGCGTGCACGAGGCCAAGACCAGGCTGTCCGAGCTCCTGCGCGAGGTCGAGGCGGGCGGTGAGGTGGTCGTCACCAGGGGCGGCCGAGCAGTTGCCCGCCTGGTCCCGGTGACGGGCGCCCCGGTGCACGCCGAGCGGTTCGGGGCGCTCCGGGGCGAGATCGACGACCCGGGCGACTGGGTCGGCGACGACGACATGGCCGACCTCTTCGGGATCCCTGCGGCGTGA
- a CDS encoding Gfo/Idh/MocA family protein: MRVGVVGCGAILPQYLQTFAGLTSVQLVAVADLEPARAEAVTADLRGVRALTVDDLLADDEVDVVLNLTVPAAHAEVSLRAMAAGKHVYTEKPFTSTTEQATQVLDAARAAGVLVGCAPDTVLGTGVQTARKAVDDGLVGAPVFATATMLTPGHERWHPNPDFYYVPGGGPLMDMGPYYVTTLVTLLGPVASVVGAGSRTRGLRTIGTGPREGEQVPVSTDSHVTAVLVHESGVLSTLVMSFDGVATRAPNIEVHGELGSLVLPDPNYFDGDVELCTLAERDAGWQVLPVSAGYRGAGRGYGLADMAVTPAGQQHRANEELGFHVLDVMESVLASTASGASVPMRSTAARPAPVPLGDLA, translated from the coding sequence ATGAGGGTCGGTGTCGTCGGCTGCGGCGCGATCCTGCCGCAGTACCTGCAGACCTTCGCCGGCCTGACCTCCGTGCAGCTGGTCGCCGTCGCGGACCTGGAACCCGCCCGTGCGGAGGCGGTCACGGCCGACCTGCGGGGGGTGCGCGCGCTGACGGTCGACGACCTGCTGGCCGACGACGAGGTCGACGTCGTCCTCAACCTCACTGTCCCGGCCGCGCACGCCGAGGTGTCGCTCCGGGCCATGGCCGCGGGCAAGCACGTCTACACCGAGAAGCCGTTCACCTCGACGACGGAGCAGGCCACGCAGGTGCTCGACGCGGCGCGCGCGGCCGGCGTGCTCGTCGGGTGCGCCCCGGACACGGTGCTCGGCACGGGCGTGCAGACCGCGCGGAAGGCGGTCGACGACGGCCTGGTCGGGGCACCGGTCTTCGCGACGGCGACCATGCTCACCCCCGGCCACGAGCGGTGGCACCCGAACCCGGACTTCTACTACGTCCCGGGCGGCGGCCCGCTCATGGACATGGGGCCGTACTACGTCACCACGCTGGTCACGTTGCTCGGGCCCGTGGCCTCGGTCGTCGGCGCGGGCAGCCGGACGCGCGGCCTGCGGACCATCGGCACCGGCCCGCGCGAGGGGGAGCAGGTGCCCGTCAGCACCGACAGCCACGTCACCGCCGTCCTCGTCCATGAGTCCGGGGTGCTGTCCACCTTGGTCATGAGCTTCGACGGGGTCGCGACCCGTGCGCCGAACATCGAGGTGCACGGCGAGCTGGGCAGCCTCGTGCTCCCCGACCCCAACTACTTCGACGGCGACGTCGAGCTGTGCACGCTGGCCGAGCGGGACGCCGGCTGGCAGGTGCTCCCGGTCAGCGCCGGCTACCGAGGAGCCGGTCGCGGGTACGGCCTCGCCGACATGGCGGTCACGCCGGCCGGGCAGCAGCACCGCGCGAACGAGGAGCTCGGGTTCCATGTGCTCGACGTCATGGAGTCGGTCCTCGCCTCCACCGCGAGCGGCGCGTCGGTACCCATGCGGAGCACGGCGGCCCGTCCTGCACCGGTCCCGCTGGGCGACCTGGCCTGA
- a CDS encoding macro domain-containing protein, with protein sequence MHAAAAPRLLKAPRALAPCPPGQAAMTPAFDLTTVRWVIHAVGPLPRTGGRSTLASADKASLARADEVGARSVAFPSISTGAYGYPADAASRVSVEALLGATTAVEVVLLVALVHRMPS encoded by the coding sequence ATGCACGCTGCGGCAGCACCCAGGCTGCTGAAGGCACCGCGGGCGTTGGCGCCGTGCCCGCCGGGACAGGCGGCCATGACTCCCGCCTTCGACCTGACGACGGTCCGCTGGGTGATCCATGCCGTCGGCCCCCTCCCGCGGACCGGAGGACGCAGCACGCTCGCGTCGGCGGACAAGGCGAGCCTCGCGCGGGCTGACGAGGTCGGCGCACGGTCGGTGGCCTTCCCCTCCATCTCGACCGGTGCCTACGGCTACCCCGCCGACGCGGCGTCAAGGGTGTCGGTCGAGGCGCTGCTAGGGGCGACAACGGCGGTCGAGGTCGTGCTGCTGGTGGCGCTCGTCCACCGAATGCCGAGCTGA
- a CDS encoding PHB depolymerase family esterase yields MTSTVRWASVLTATALVGLTAGSTGAAQAAPAGTTSAPEIVGVDAVVEVDELGAAVSALVVEYDSRLRVRAADLPTEAFEVSVTVDGLPVERTVVDVYLSHSPEPGEERRVGQYLVVELATAEPGAAALAYNGTVNERLDLDGAYLLEIDEDVVDARGRVQVPATGDAVANDDVVRLVVDDFQVRSTTGTSGSTLRYGLYTPPAERGASEELLPLVVALHGAGERGTDGTVQLMANELAVAFAEPERQATDRSIVLAPQAPPPSIQPVTPGSSVWEVPAVQQTLMELIERTIAEQPVDPDRVYLTGLSMGSMGTFDILPKHPDLFAAALPTTGYADQPAAPVLATIPIWATHSVDDGTVLYDRPDSDIALFRTIASLGTPVVFDEWAANLPDAENEARAQAQWDAAEAAGADHLFTTWTAGTTPVNPHFSWVPTYSNAVMLDWLFSHERD; encoded by the coding sequence ATGACGAGCACGGTGCGATGGGCGAGCGTCCTGACAGCGACAGCCCTGGTGGGCCTCACGGCCGGCTCGACGGGAGCGGCCCAGGCCGCCCCGGCCGGCACGACGTCCGCCCCGGAGATCGTCGGCGTCGACGCCGTCGTGGAGGTGGACGAGCTGGGGGCGGCCGTCAGCGCGCTGGTCGTCGAGTACGACAGCCGGCTGCGGGTGCGTGCCGCCGACCTGCCGACCGAGGCGTTCGAGGTGTCCGTCACCGTGGACGGCCTCCCCGTCGAGCGGACGGTCGTCGACGTCTACCTCAGCCACTCCCCCGAGCCCGGTGAGGAGCGCCGCGTCGGGCAGTACCTGGTCGTCGAGCTCGCCACCGCCGAGCCGGGCGCCGCCGCGCTGGCCTACAACGGCACGGTCAACGAGCGGCTCGACCTCGACGGCGCCTACCTGCTCGAGATCGACGAGGACGTCGTCGACGCCCGCGGCCGCGTACAGGTGCCCGCCACCGGCGACGCCGTCGCCAACGACGACGTCGTGCGGCTGGTCGTCGACGACTTCCAGGTCCGCTCCACCACGGGCACGTCCGGGTCGACGCTGCGCTACGGCCTCTACACCCCGCCCGCCGAGCGCGGCGCGAGCGAGGAGCTGCTCCCTCTCGTCGTCGCCCTGCACGGTGCGGGCGAGCGCGGCACCGACGGCACCGTCCAGCTCATGGCGAACGAGCTCGCCGTGGCCTTCGCCGAGCCGGAGCGCCAGGCGACCGACCGCAGCATCGTCCTCGCGCCGCAGGCCCCGCCGCCGTCGATCCAGCCGGTGACGCCGGGCAGCTCGGTGTGGGAGGTGCCCGCGGTGCAGCAGACGCTCATGGAGCTCATCGAGCGCACCATCGCCGAGCAGCCCGTCGACCCCGACCGCGTCTACCTGACCGGGCTGTCCATGGGCTCCATGGGCACCTTCGACATCCTGCCGAAGCACCCGGACCTGTTCGCGGCCGCGCTGCCCACCACCGGGTACGCCGACCAGCCCGCGGCGCCCGTGCTCGCGACCATCCCGATCTGGGCGACGCACTCCGTCGACGACGGCACCGTCCTCTACGACCGGCCGGACTCCGACATCGCGCTGTTCCGCACCATCGCCTCGCTCGGCACGCCCGTCGTGTTCGACGAGTGGGCCGCCAACCTGCCCGACGCGGAGAACGAGGCCCGGGCGCAGGCGCAGTGGGACGCCGCCGAGGCCGCCGGTGCCGACCACCTGTTCACGACCTGGACCGCGGGGACGACGCCGGTCAACCCGCACTTCTCGTGGGTGCCGACGTACTCCAACGCCGTCATGCTCGACTGGCTGTTCAGCCACGAGCGGGACTGA
- a CDS encoding adenylyl cyclase, producing MRSTLRAPRARVSRRIGQALAAGVALTLVSAATATAAPAPSASATDPDLGPGTTVFDPSMPVSEIQATVDAIHAKQVSAEMGSDRYALLFEPGVYGTDEEPLQIKVGYYTEVVGLGADTGDVTINGAVEVYNQCFDDPSNPEFVGCFALNNFWRGVSNLTIDVNKAGQGGCESSANFWAVSQAVSMRRVDVTGGNLTLMDYCTGPSFASGGFIADSRSASITNGSQQQWFTRNSEVGAWSNAVWNQVFAGVVGAPDDRDYPTTPYTTLETTPVSREKPYLFVDDAGVYQVRVPSAATETRGLSWDEGLTAGRTIPLGDFFVAEPGVSEQQVNSQLARGKHLLLTPGVYDIDRSISVKRADTVVLGLGLATLHSVGGAVPLRIADVPGVVVAGITVDAGEVESPALLQVGRPNSPSSPRKSSAANPTTLSDVYFRVGGPYVGRTDVALEVNSDDVLVDHTWVWRADHGIEGFDRTDGTFGDNERWRTNIGRTGVVVNGDRVTATGFFVEHFQEHNVVWNGEDGEVVFFQNELPYDPPTQADWTADDGTLGWAAYKVADDVQRHTLTGGGVYAFNRNNPSIVTANGYEVPETPLVVLNHVMTKNLSGPGIIESIVNGVGDRVDGIPPAGDPDSYEDPAYLVRYPVG from the coding sequence GTGAGAAGCACCCTGCGCGCACCCCGCGCACGCGTGAGCAGGCGGATCGGCCAGGCGCTGGCCGCCGGCGTCGCGCTGACCCTGGTCTCGGCCGCCACCGCGACTGCCGCCCCCGCCCCGTCGGCCTCGGCGACGGACCCCGACCTCGGACCCGGCACCACAGTGTTCGACCCCAGCATGCCGGTCAGCGAGATCCAGGCGACCGTCGACGCCATCCACGCGAAGCAGGTCAGCGCCGAGATGGGCTCCGACCGGTACGCGCTGCTGTTCGAGCCCGGTGTCTACGGTACGGACGAGGAGCCGCTGCAGATCAAGGTCGGCTACTACACCGAGGTCGTCGGCCTCGGCGCCGACACGGGCGACGTGACGATCAATGGCGCGGTCGAGGTCTACAACCAGTGCTTCGACGACCCGAGCAACCCGGAGTTCGTCGGCTGCTTCGCGCTCAACAACTTCTGGCGCGGCGTCTCCAACCTCACCATCGACGTCAACAAGGCCGGCCAGGGCGGCTGCGAGTCCAGCGCCAACTTCTGGGCCGTGTCGCAGGCGGTGTCCATGCGCCGCGTCGACGTCACCGGCGGCAACCTCACGCTGATGGACTACTGCACCGGCCCGTCGTTCGCGAGCGGCGGCTTCATCGCCGACTCCCGCTCGGCGTCGATCACCAACGGCTCCCAGCAGCAGTGGTTCACCCGCAACAGCGAGGTCGGCGCCTGGTCCAACGCCGTGTGGAACCAGGTCTTCGCCGGCGTCGTCGGCGCCCCCGACGACCGCGACTACCCGACCACGCCGTACACGACGCTCGAGACCACGCCGGTGAGCCGCGAGAAGCCGTACCTCTTCGTCGACGACGCCGGCGTCTACCAGGTCCGTGTCCCGTCCGCCGCGACCGAGACCCGGGGCCTGTCCTGGGACGAGGGTCTGACCGCCGGCCGCACCATCCCCCTCGGCGACTTCTTCGTCGCCGAGCCCGGTGTCTCGGAGCAGCAGGTCAACAGCCAGCTCGCCCGCGGCAAGCACCTGCTGCTGACCCCCGGCGTGTACGACATCGACCGGAGCATCTCCGTCAAGCGGGCCGACACGGTCGTGCTCGGCCTCGGCCTGGCGACGCTGCACTCCGTCGGCGGCGCCGTGCCGCTGCGCATCGCCGACGTGCCCGGCGTGGTCGTCGCCGGCATCACCGTCGACGCCGGCGAGGTCGAGTCCCCCGCCCTGCTCCAGGTCGGCCGGCCCAACAGCCCGTCGTCGCCGCGGAAGTCGTCGGCGGCCAACCCGACGACGCTGTCCGACGTGTACTTCCGCGTCGGCGGGCCCTACGTCGGCCGGACCGACGTCGCGCTCGAGGTCAACAGCGACGACGTGCTCGTCGACCACACCTGGGTGTGGCGCGCCGACCACGGCATCGAGGGCTTCGACCGCACCGACGGGACGTTCGGCGACAACGAGCGCTGGCGCACCAACATCGGCCGCACCGGCGTCGTCGTCAACGGTGACCGGGTCACGGCGACCGGGTTCTTCGTCGAGCACTTCCAGGAGCACAACGTGGTCTGGAACGGCGAGGACGGCGAGGTCGTGTTCTTCCAGAACGAGCTGCCCTACGACCCGCCCACCCAGGCGGACTGGACCGCCGACGACGGCACGCTCGGCTGGGCCGCGTACAAGGTTGCCGACGACGTGCAGCGGCACACGCTCACCGGCGGCGGCGTCTACGCCTTCAACCGCAACAACCCGTCGATCGTCACGGCCAACGGCTACGAGGTCCCCGAGACCCCGCTTGTCGTGCTCAACCACGTCATGACGAAGAACCTCAGCGGTCCCGGGATCATCGAGTCGATCGTCAACGGCGTCGGCGACCGGGTGGACGGCATCCCGCCCGCCGGTGACCCCGACAGCTACGAGGACCCGGCATACCTGGTGCGGTACCCGGTGGGCTGA
- a CDS encoding ThuA domain-containing protein encodes MKDKRALVVRGGWDGHQPVAATDRFSPYLRDNGYDVRVEESAAAFADSDYMAGVDLVLHCVSMGSIEKDEVAGLRAAVEAGTGLAGWHGGIADSYRDVSDYLQLVGGQFGGHPGKHPDECTGEQSDNYVPHRITMLPAAAEHPVTAGIADFDLVTEQYWVLADSYCDVLATTTQAVREWDPWHRPVTSPAVWTRSWGRGRVFVCTPGHDLETLDNPNVRTLVERGLLWASR; translated from the coding sequence GTGAAGGACAAGCGAGCTCTCGTCGTCCGAGGCGGCTGGGACGGCCACCAGCCCGTCGCAGCCACCGACCGCTTCAGCCCGTACTTGCGGGACAACGGCTACGACGTCCGCGTCGAGGAGTCCGCGGCCGCCTTCGCCGACAGCGACTACATGGCCGGCGTCGACCTGGTCCTGCACTGCGTGAGCATGGGCAGCATCGAGAAGGACGAGGTGGCCGGCCTGCGCGCTGCCGTCGAGGCCGGGACCGGCCTGGCCGGCTGGCACGGCGGGATCGCCGACTCCTACCGCGACGTGTCCGACTACCTGCAGCTGGTCGGCGGGCAGTTCGGCGGCCACCCCGGCAAGCACCCCGATGAGTGCACCGGCGAGCAGTCCGACAACTACGTGCCGCACCGGATCACCATGCTGCCCGCCGCGGCCGAGCACCCGGTCACGGCCGGCATCGCCGACTTCGACCTGGTGACCGAGCAGTACTGGGTGCTGGCGGACTCCTACTGCGACGTGCTCGCCACCACCACGCAGGCGGTCCGGGAGTGGGACCCGTGGCACCGGCCGGTGACGTCGCCGGCGGTGTGGACGCGTAGCTGGGGCCGGGGTCGGGTCTTCGTCTGCACCCCCGGCCATGACCTCGAGACACTTGACAACCCCAACGTGCGCACCCTCGTCGAGCGGGGGCTGCTGTGGGCGAGCCGATGA
- a CDS encoding type II toxin-antitoxin system VapC family toxin, with the protein MRLLLDTHAFLWLVAGDERLPASARTLVAGAELVLLSAASVWEAEIKRAAGRLSVPPVTEAARRADVDVLAITAEHAQAAAHLALHHRDPFDRMLVAQAQLENLVLVSKDEVVRRYGVPTAW; encoded by the coding sequence GTGAGGCTCCTGCTCGACACCCACGCGTTCCTGTGGCTCGTCGCGGGCGACGAACGCCTGCCGGCCAGCGCGCGGACGCTCGTGGCCGGCGCGGAGCTGGTCCTGCTGTCCGCGGCGTCGGTGTGGGAGGCCGAGATCAAGCGTGCGGCGGGACGCCTCTCGGTCCCGCCGGTCACCGAGGCGGCGCGCCGCGCGGACGTCGACGTGCTGGCGATCACCGCGGAGCACGCCCAGGCCGCCGCCCACCTGGCCCTGCACCACCGTGACCCGTTCGACCGGATGCTCGTCGCTCAGGCGCAGCTGGAGAACCTCGTCCTGGTGTCGAAGGACGAGGTCGTGCGTCGCTACGGGGTCCCGACGGCCTGGTAG
- a CDS encoding ARPP-1 family domain-containing protein, which translates to MSIVPLPRLHLGSPTHRGGLSVFPRLGRRDPGPGSVQRRGRRRRRARGAPVVGELVAHNQGAQPALLLAGELFEGGWQHRALVHDVVLAPGNLAVVVVSRYDRAYGPSSTGTLLHHLTTVLPSVPPSPDVLAGQRGVLIGIGGQPALLELFPDPRSLRRHLPALIASAWLDAGMRPSVPTPGRQARAFVAALAASGGRRFRTVSTVDAVDGRAVAGESDHVLARGVLWQDQLAHLTVLNPRHDLMLAA; encoded by the coding sequence ATGTCCATCGTCCCCCTGCCCCGGCTGCACCTCGGCAGCCCCACCCACCGCGGCGGCCTCAGCGTCTTCCCCCGTCTGGGCCGCCGGGACCCCGGTCCGGGGTCTGTCCAGCGGCGGGGCCGTCGCCGTCGACGAGCGCGAGGTGCTCCAGTGGTCGGGGAGCTCGTGGCCCACAACCAGGGCGCGCAGCCTGCGCTCCTCCTGGCTGGCGAGCTGTTCGAGGGCGGCTGGCAGCACCGGGCCCTCGTGCACGACGTCGTGCTCGCCCCCGGCAACCTGGCCGTCGTGGTCGTGTCCCGCTACGACCGGGCCTACGGCCCCTCGAGCACCGGCACCCTCTTGCACCACCTGACGACCGTTCTGCCGAGCGTCCCCCCGTCGCCGGACGTGCTGGCGGGTCAGCGGGGTGTGCTGATCGGCATCGGGGGGCAGCCGGCCCTGCTCGAGCTGTTCCCCGACCCGCGGTCGCTGCGTCGTCACCTGCCGGCGCTGATCGCGTCGGCTTGGCTGGACGCGGGGATGCGGCCGTCCGTCCCGACCCCAGGCCGTCAGGCGCGAGCGTTCGTCGCAGCACTGGCGGCATCGGGAGGCAGGCGCTTCCGGACGGTCTCCACCGTCGACGCGGTCGACGGCCGGGCCGTCGCCGGTGAGAGCGACCACGTGCTGGCCCGCGGGGTGCTGTGGCAAGACCAGCTGGCGCACCTGACGGTGCTCAACCCGCGCCACGACCTCATGCTGGCCGCGTGA